The following coding sequences are from one Halobaculum marinum window:
- a CDS encoding DUF354 domain-containing protein codes for MRVLVDVSHPAHVHLFRNAIGEFEERGHAVRVVSREKDVTTDLLDAYGIDHTPLSTKATGATGAAREWTGRGARLLRLATCFEPDVVLSRLNPTAAYVSRLVGAPNVVFHDTEQAGLLDRVTTPFASVVCTPAEFARDVGDHQLRYQGYHELAYLHPARFDPDPTRLSDAGVDPDEPFAVIRLVEWSAHHDNGTAGFSPDGVRELVDRLGEHGSVYITSESRLPEDLREHASPVAPDAMHDLLAFADLYVGDSGTMATEAALLATPTVRFDPYDSSMGNFETLADYGLVESLTDERAVLDRAVDLAGDPDAGSRWRRARRRLLGEKVDVTAFMVELAEEVAA; via the coding sequence ATGCGGGTCCTCGTCGACGTGAGTCACCCGGCCCACGTCCACCTGTTCCGCAACGCGATCGGCGAGTTCGAAGAGCGCGGGCACGCGGTCCGCGTCGTCAGCCGGGAGAAGGACGTGACGACGGATCTGCTCGACGCGTACGGCATCGACCACACGCCGCTGTCGACGAAGGCGACCGGTGCGACCGGCGCCGCACGCGAGTGGACGGGCCGCGGCGCGCGTCTCTTGCGGCTGGCGACGTGCTTCGAGCCCGACGTGGTGCTCAGCAGGCTGAACCCGACGGCCGCGTACGTCTCGCGGCTCGTCGGCGCGCCCAACGTCGTGTTTCACGACACCGAGCAGGCCGGTCTGCTCGACCGCGTGACGACGCCGTTCGCCTCGGTCGTCTGTACGCCCGCGGAGTTCGCCCGCGACGTGGGCGACCACCAGCTCCGGTATCAAGGTTACCACGAACTCGCGTACCTCCACCCGGCACGGTTCGACCCGGACCCGACGCGGCTGTCGGACGCCGGCGTCGACCCCGACGAACCGTTCGCCGTGATTCGGCTCGTCGAGTGGAGCGCCCACCACGACAACGGTACTGCGGGCTTCTCGCCCGACGGCGTGCGCGAACTCGTCGACCGACTCGGCGAGCACGGCTCGGTGTACATCACCAGCGAGTCGCGGCTCCCCGAGGACCTCCGCGAGCACGCCTCGCCGGTCGCGCCCGACGCGATGCACGACCTGCTCGCGTTCGCGGACCTGTACGTCGGCGACTCCGGGACGATGGCCACCGAGGCCGCGCTGCTGGCGACGCCGACGGTCCGGTTCGACCCGTACGACTCCAGCATGGGCAACTTCGAGACGCTCGCCGACTACGGCCTCGTCGAGTCGTTGACCGACGAGCGCGCGGTCCTCGACCGCGCCGTCGACCTCGCGGGGGACCCCGACGCCGGTAGCCGCTGGCGTCGCGCTCGCCGCCGCTTGCTGGGCGAGAAGGTGGACGTGACGGCGTTCATGGTCGAGTTGGCCGAGGAGGTGGCCGCGTGA
- a CDS encoding acyltransferase, with the protein MTDDGREPVIGDDATIRAGTIIYADVAIGDRFATGHHALVREGTVIGDDVLVGTHSVLDGDCTLGDGVRIQTGVYCPTGTTLGDRVFLGPHAVLTNDPYPLRTDGDLSAPTLEDDVSVGANATILPGVTVGEGAFVAANALVTRDVPPRTLAVGAPAEFRELPEELQGGNDA; encoded by the coding sequence ATGACCGACGACGGGCGCGAGCCGGTCATCGGCGACGACGCGACGATCCGAGCGGGGACGATCATCTACGCGGATGTTGCCATCGGCGACCGCTTCGCCACGGGCCACCACGCGCTCGTCCGGGAGGGGACGGTCATCGGCGACGACGTGCTGGTCGGCACCCACTCGGTGCTCGACGGCGACTGCACGCTCGGCGACGGCGTCCGCATCCAGACGGGCGTCTACTGCCCGACCGGGACGACGCTCGGCGACCGCGTGTTCCTCGGCCCCCACGCCGTGTTGACGAACGACCCGTACCCGCTGCGAACCGACGGCGACCTGTCGGCGCCGACGCTGGAGGACGACGTGTCCGTCGGCGCGAACGCGACCATCCTCCCCGGCGTCACCGTCGGCGAGGGGGCGTTCGTCGCCGCCAACGCGCTCGTCACCCGCGACGTCCCGCCGCGGACGCTTGCGGTCGGCGCGCCCGCCGAGTTCCGCGAACTCCCCGAGGAACTGCAGGGAGGGAACGACGCGTGA
- a CDS encoding class I SAM-dependent methyltransferase: MARGSYDSDAFVSRYTRLRERGLFEREAHAVDRHFPAGGRVLDLGCGAGRTTVPLVDRGFDVVAVDLSEPMMRATGRAGVDADLVVADAAALPFDADTFDAVLFSYNGIDELRPATARAAAIAEVARVLVPGGTFAFATRNRLRWLLPVPPTRSVLGRLARYWAANGYSGTLGSPFRHDPSTDSPKRVHFTDPRTQCRHLRAAGFDRIRLLGRSGPLSATLGPALFVVCEAPPACGQNSSNS; the protein is encoded by the coding sequence ATGGCGCGAGGCTCGTACGACTCCGACGCGTTCGTCTCCCGCTACACGCGCTTGCGCGAGCGGGGACTGTTCGAGCGTGAGGCTCATGCCGTCGACCGACACTTCCCGGCGGGAGGCCGCGTGCTCGACCTCGGCTGTGGCGCCGGCCGAACGACCGTCCCGCTGGTTGATCGCGGGTTCGACGTCGTCGCGGTCGACCTGAGCGAACCGATGATGCGTGCTACGGGTCGTGCGGGCGTCGACGCTGACCTCGTCGTCGCAGACGCCGCGGCGCTCCCGTTCGACGCAGACACCTTCGACGCCGTGTTGTTCTCGTACAACGGCATCGACGAGTTACGTCCAGCCACCGCACGCGCGGCCGCGATCGCGGAGGTCGCTCGCGTCCTCGTCCCCGGCGGGACATTCGCGTTCGCGACGCGCAACCGCCTCCGGTGGCTCCTGCCGGTTCCGCCGACTCGATCCGTCCTCGGTCGACTCGCGCGGTACTGGGCCGCCAACGGCTACAGCGGCACGCTCGGGTCGCCGTTTCGCCACGACCCGAGCACGGACTCGCCCAAGCGCGTCCACTTCACTGACCCCCGGACGCAGTGTCGCCACCTCCGTGCGGCGGGGTTCGATCGGATCCGGCTACTGGGGCGGTCTGGGCCACTCTCGGCGACCCTCGGCCCGGCGCTGTTCGTCGTGTGCGAGGCGCCGCCCGCGTGCGGTCAGAACTCCTCTAACTCCTGA
- a CDS encoding DegT/DnrJ/EryC1/StrS family aminotransferase, translating into MIPLANPDIGADEREGVMRVMESGQLADGEEVRAFEREFARFCGTDHAVAATNGTTALHAAFEALGIGEGDAVITTPFSFIASANSIVHAGAEPVFADVEPETLNLDPDRVAEVLDERDDVAAILAVHIYGMPADVAPLRDLADEHDVFLVEDAAQAHGAEYEGETVGSLGDAACFSFYPTKNMTCGEGGMITTDDPEVAERAARFCDHGRTVGYQHGAVGHNFRMTSLCAAIGRAQLRKLPEYNLARRGNAAYLTDRLADSAVETPVEPAGRRSVYHQYTVRTDHRDLLESHLADQGVGSAVYYPMPIHQQPAYPDVDVEMPVAEREADRVLSLPVHPALSTADLEAIVEAVESFEGSERVPEASASERVDS; encoded by the coding sequence GTGATTCCCCTCGCCAACCCCGACATCGGGGCCGACGAGCGCGAGGGCGTCATGCGCGTGATGGAGTCGGGCCAACTCGCCGACGGCGAGGAGGTCCGCGCGTTCGAGCGCGAGTTCGCCCGCTTCTGTGGCACCGACCACGCGGTCGCGGCGACCAACGGGACGACGGCCCTGCATGCCGCGTTCGAGGCGCTCGGCATCGGTGAGGGCGACGCGGTGATCACCACGCCGTTCTCGTTCATCGCGAGCGCCAACTCCATCGTCCACGCGGGCGCCGAACCGGTGTTCGCCGACGTCGAACCGGAGACGCTCAACCTCGACCCCGACCGGGTCGCCGAGGTGCTCGACGAGCGCGACGACGTGGCCGCAATCCTCGCGGTCCACATCTACGGGATGCCCGCGGACGTGGCGCCACTGCGCGACCTCGCGGACGAACACGACGTGTTCCTCGTCGAAGACGCGGCCCAGGCCCACGGCGCGGAGTACGAGGGAGAGACGGTCGGCTCGCTCGGCGACGCCGCCTGCTTCTCCTTCTACCCGACGAAGAACATGACCTGCGGCGAGGGCGGGATGATCACGACCGACGACCCCGAGGTCGCCGAGCGGGCCGCCCGCTTCTGTGACCACGGGCGGACCGTCGGCTACCAGCACGGCGCCGTCGGCCACAACTTCCGCATGACGAGCCTCTGTGCGGCTATCGGTCGCGCACAGCTCCGGAAGCTCCCCGAGTACAACCTCGCGCGCCGCGGCAACGCGGCGTACCTCACCGACCGGCTCGCCGACTCGGCGGTCGAGACGCCCGTCGAACCCGCGGGTCGCCGGTCGGTGTACCACCAGTACACCGTCCGCACGGACCACCGCGACCTCTTGGAGTCGCACCTCGCGGACCAGGGCGTCGGCTCTGCGGTGTACTACCCGATGCCGATCCACCAGCAGCCGGCGTACCCCGACGTGGACGTCGAGATGCCGGTGGCCGAGCGCGAGGCCGACCGGGTGCTCTCGCTGCCGGTCCACCCGGCGCTGTCGACGGCGGACCTCGAGGCAATCGTCGAGGCGGTCGAGTCGTTCGAGGGCTCCGAGCGGGTCCCCGAAGCAAGTGCGAGCGAGCGGGTGGACTCGTGA
- a CDS encoding polysaccharide deacetylase family protein, giving the protein MTRDEYDFLPGNDDLTWPGGVEPPEERPVPDGYEFSLLLTHDIDRPYKTYQSLYYALTQPERRAYHLSTLMPGVNPYWQFEDVMALEDDLGVRSACYILDEQRLFRDRPRSEWVTMEGVQLFAGRYDPTDPDIVEAIRALDEGGWEIGLHGSYESFDDPDRLRAEKETVERVLGRAVTGGRQHYLNLKTPDTWEHQRSLGLKYDCSLGISGEYGFHHGHGLRRPFGDEFVVFPLTIMEQSLPDPGADFDAAWQVCEDILQEAREEGAVMSVLWHLRHLAPEEFPGHRRIYRKLISRAQELGGWVGSPGEFYALLDLDDLERWEVQTGDRVADATADGGTDRPE; this is encoded by the coding sequence GTGACCCGCGACGAGTACGACTTCCTCCCGGGCAACGACGACCTGACGTGGCCCGGCGGGGTCGAACCGCCGGAGGAGCGCCCCGTGCCGGACGGGTACGAGTTCAGCCTCTTGCTCACCCACGACATCGACCGGCCGTACAAGACGTACCAGTCGCTGTACTACGCGCTGACCCAGCCCGAGCGCCGGGCGTACCACCTCTCGACGCTGATGCCGGGGGTGAACCCCTACTGGCAGTTCGAGGACGTGATGGCGCTGGAGGACGATCTGGGCGTCCGCTCGGCGTGTTACATCCTCGACGAACAGCGCCTGTTCCGCGACCGCCCACGCTCGGAGTGGGTCACGATGGAGGGCGTCCAGCTGTTCGCCGGGCGCTACGACCCGACCGACCCCGACATCGTCGAAGCGATCCGCGCGCTCGACGAGGGCGGCTGGGAGATTGGCCTCCACGGTTCATACGAGTCGTTCGACGACCCGGACCGTCTCAGAGCAGAGAAGGAGACGGTCGAACGGGTGCTCGGCCGCGCCGTGACCGGCGGTCGACAGCACTACCTCAACCTCAAGACGCCGGACACGTGGGAACACCAGCGCTCGCTCGGGCTGAAGTACGACTGTAGCCTCGGCATCAGCGGCGAGTACGGCTTCCACCACGGCCACGGCCTCCGCCGCCCCTTCGGCGACGAGTTCGTCGTGTTCCCGCTGACGATCATGGAGCAGTCCCTCCCAGACCCCGGCGCGGACTTCGACGCCGCGTGGCAGGTGTGTGAGGACATCCTCCAGGAAGCCCGCGAGGAGGGCGCCGTGATGTCCGTCCTGTGGCACCTCCGACACCTCGCGCCGGAGGAGTTCCCCGGTCACCGCCGAATCTACCGGAAGCTCATCAGCCGGGCACAGGAGCTCGGTGGCTGGGTCGGCTCCCCTGGCGAGTTCTACGCCCTGCTGGACCTCGACGACCTCGAACGGTGGGAAGTCCAGACTGGCGACCGCGTCGCCGACGCGACCGCCGACGGCGGCACCGACCGGCCCGAGTAG
- a CDS encoding Gfo/Idh/MocA family protein, translated as MTHSNGSRPGSSADGRIRVGVVGVGSMGRNHARVYRELADAELVGVADMDTEAAERVAREYGTSAYDTDDLLAAVDAVSIAVPTSAHAPVLQQCIDAGVHALVEKPFVDDLSVGRDLAASAEEAGITLQIGHVERFNPAVRTLMRVLPDIDVVAIDARRLGPPIDRVLDGTVVSDLMIHDLDVVNAITGARPGMLGATGAADGDYATAQCVYEDGTVATFTASRITRQKVRKIEITARECHVVVDYLAQTVEIHRSEIPEYVEDDGTVRHRTESVIERPFVETGEPLKAELQSFVEAVRDDTEPLVTAADGLAAVDLARKIEGIIRVEDAGAISQEVGR; from the coding sequence GTGACCCACTCCAACGGGAGTCGGCCCGGGTCGTCGGCGGACGGACGCATCCGCGTCGGCGTCGTCGGCGTCGGCAGCATGGGTCGCAACCACGCCCGCGTGTACCGCGAGTTGGCCGACGCCGAGTTGGTCGGCGTCGCCGACATGGACACCGAGGCCGCCGAACGCGTCGCCCGCGAGTACGGCACGTCCGCCTACGACACCGACGACCTGCTGGCGGCGGTCGACGCCGTGAGCATCGCGGTGCCGACCTCGGCCCATGCGCCGGTGCTCCAACAGTGCATCGACGCGGGCGTCCACGCGCTCGTCGAGAAGCCGTTCGTGGACGACCTCTCGGTCGGTCGCGACCTCGCCGCCAGCGCCGAGGAGGCCGGGATCACCCTGCAGATAGGTCACGTCGAGCGGTTCAATCCGGCGGTCCGCACGCTAATGCGGGTGCTCCCGGACATCGACGTCGTCGCCATCGACGCCCGCCGACTCGGCCCCCCGATCGACCGCGTGCTCGACGGGACGGTCGTCTCGGACCTCATGATCCACGACCTCGACGTGGTGAACGCCATCACCGGGGCTCGCCCCGGGATGCTTGGCGCCACCGGCGCCGCCGACGGCGACTACGCCACCGCCCAGTGCGTGTACGAGGACGGCACCGTCGCCACCTTCACCGCCAGCCGGATCACCCGACAGAAGGTCCGCAAGATCGAGATCACCGCGCGGGAGTGCCACGTCGTCGTCGACTACCTGGCGCAGACGGTGGAGATCCACCGCAGCGAGATTCCCGAGTACGTCGAGGACGACGGCACCGTCCGTCACCGCACGGAGAGCGTCATCGAACGGCCGTTCGTCGAGACGGGCGAACCGCTGAAGGCGGAACTCCAGTCGTTCGTGGAGGCCGTTCGTGACGATACCGAGCCGTTGGTCACCGCAGCCGACGGCCTCGCGGCGGTCGACCTCGCTCGAAAGATCGAGGGGATCATCCGCGTCGAAGACGCAGGCGCCATCTCCCAGGAGGTGGGTCGATGA
- a CDS encoding right-handed parallel beta-helix repeat-containing protein, with product MNTERRTLLRRLAALSVAAGLAGCGGPPDSDAATDRPPLPGRGDSLTEASSTPTPSTSALLAEEWGFDTVTDVTDLGADPTGESPIDDILAEHAGPEELLYLPSGRYLIEETVSFAGDERIGIVGADATIVPPQGNDDTIVSFGWPEPVGNAVFAGITFDFSAEDTGGRPLLAKADNLLIEDVAVRGEADVNQDLFRVDVTDAEGSGMVRRLFLPDGAPPDTKVTGCEVGDDNRGDVSFVDCEIDRFPDNGLYANPPKGSVHVVGGLYENNGVAGVRIEVADDAVVRGVHVRCDDRTRGGVNMRGIRLRAGRSVVVEDCLVEMLEVTSSDGAITFASELQSATVRNCLIRVDAEDVNAIRMKSAANDASRAGPFVCESLTITGTAGSGAAIEASDREGVTFRDICIYQPGTDRDGIHADHVSGEFLDSSVSVTGYPFVLNESNLSRRNVSTREGIAESSEGDDGSCGSGGIGSDLDRDW from the coding sequence GTGAACACCGAACGCCGGACACTCCTCCGGCGACTCGCCGCTCTCTCGGTCGCAGCTGGGCTCGCTGGCTGCGGCGGACCACCCGACTCGGACGCCGCGACCGACCGGCCTCCGCTCCCGGGACGCGGCGACTCGCTCACCGAGGCGTCGTCCACACCCACCCCGTCGACCTCTGCCCTCCTCGCCGAGGAGTGGGGGTTCGACACGGTCACCGACGTGACGGACCTCGGCGCCGACCCGACCGGCGAATCTCCGATCGACGACATACTCGCGGAACACGCCGGACCGGAGGAGTTACTGTACCTTCCGAGCGGCAGGTACCTGATCGAGGAAACTGTCTCCTTCGCCGGCGACGAGCGGATCGGTATCGTCGGAGCCGACGCGACAATCGTCCCGCCCCAGGGGAACGACGACACGATCGTGTCGTTCGGGTGGCCCGAACCGGTTGGCAACGCCGTCTTCGCCGGCATCACGTTCGACTTCAGTGCCGAGGACACTGGCGGCCGGCCGTTGCTCGCGAAGGCCGACAATCTGCTCATCGAGGACGTGGCCGTGCGCGGCGAGGCGGACGTGAACCAGGACCTGTTCCGCGTCGACGTGACCGACGCCGAGGGCTCGGGGATGGTCCGTCGGCTGTTCCTCCCGGACGGTGCACCCCCCGACACGAAGGTGACCGGCTGCGAGGTCGGCGACGACAACCGTGGGGACGTGTCGTTCGTCGACTGCGAGATCGACCGCTTCCCCGACAACGGCTTGTACGCGAACCCGCCGAAGGGGTCGGTCCACGTCGTCGGCGGCCTGTACGAGAACAACGGCGTCGCCGGCGTCCGGATCGAGGTCGCCGACGACGCGGTGGTCCGGGGCGTCCACGTCCGGTGTGACGACCGCACCCGCGGCGGGGTGAACATGCGCGGCATCCGTCTGCGAGCCGGTCGGTCGGTCGTCGTGGAGGACTGCCTCGTCGAGATGCTGGAGGTCACCTCCAGCGACGGCGCGATCACGTTCGCCTCCGAACTGCAGTCGGCGACGGTCCGCAACTGTCTCATCCGCGTCGACGCCGAAGACGTGAACGCCATCCGGATGAAGAGTGCCGCCAACGACGCGAGCCGGGCGGGGCCGTTCGTCTGTGAGTCGCTCACGATCACCGGCACCGCCGGGAGCGGGGCCGCCATCGAGGCGTCCGACCGCGAGGGGGTCACCTTCCGCGACATCTGTATCTACCAGCCGGGCACGGACCGCGACGGCATCCACGCCGACCACGTCTCGGGCGAGTTCCTCGACTCATCGGTCTCCGTCACGGGGTACCCGTTCGTGCTGAACGAGTCCAACCTCAGTCGTCGCAACGTCTCGACACGCGAGGGGATCGCCGAGTCGTCCGAGGGCGACGACGGGTCGTGTGGCTCCGGCGGTATCGGGAGCGATCTTGACCGCGACTGGTAG
- a CDS encoding alkaline phosphatase family protein, with amino-acid sequence MTTITIGLDGANWDLIGDWLDGGDLPNLQRLIDDGVGGVSESCLPPLTVPNWKCYATGKNPGKLDVFRFDRIDTKNRQHVFHDATDFKSAELWDYLNDEGMTAGVINKPSTYPPKDLDGFMVAGGPDASETEYRSLERGFATPPHVEEFLREELDYKVHPTPMISPTEKGDAEVEAVLDLVDLRFEAAKALMEREEPDFLHLTVFYSMALQHYFYDEEPVYRAWKRIDKHLGDFLDQDHDILVMSDHGTCYVDAVFYINVWLQQQGYLSVENNIDGALRKAGITRERALSVAKRLNMVETLSKVVPEGIQKVIPWDEGVKRDRVLSILDWDETRAVASNQGPIYLTLQPDDPGYEDLRTELIEGLEALRHPETGKPIVKAVYRGEEYYEGPYVHHAPDLILDQGDGVHTSDAIGPNEAIADSGVWLGGNMPEGVFLFSGPNFRSDGLTERARIVDLAPTLLHTMGAAVPDDLDGEVLDVFAEGSEPAERAVRTRRPLSGDREAEETDDAEVEERLADLGYLE; translated from the coding sequence ATGACAACGATCACGATCGGACTGGACGGAGCGAACTGGGACCTCATCGGCGACTGGCTCGACGGTGGGGACCTCCCGAACCTGCAACGGCTCATCGACGACGGCGTCGGTGGCGTCTCGGAGAGCTGTCTCCCGCCGCTGACGGTGCCGAACTGGAAGTGCTACGCGACCGGGAAGAACCCCGGGAAGCTCGACGTCTTCCGGTTCGACCGCATCGACACGAAGAACCGTCAGCACGTGTTCCACGACGCGACCGACTTCAAGAGCGCGGAGCTGTGGGACTACCTCAACGACGAGGGGATGACCGCCGGCGTCATCAACAAGCCGTCGACGTACCCGCCGAAGGACCTCGACGGCTTCATGGTCGCCGGTGGCCCCGACGCCTCCGAGACGGAGTACCGCTCGCTGGAGCGCGGCTTCGCCACGCCCCCGCACGTCGAGGAGTTCCTCCGCGAGGAACTGGACTACAAGGTCCACCCCACCCCGATGATCTCGCCCACCGAGAAGGGCGACGCCGAGGTGGAGGCGGTGCTGGACCTCGTCGACCTCCGGTTCGAGGCGGCGAAGGCGCTCATGGAGCGCGAGGAGCCGGACTTCCTCCACCTGACAGTGTTCTACAGCATGGCGCTACAGCACTACTTCTACGACGAGGAGCCGGTGTACCGCGCCTGGAAGCGCATCGACAAGCACCTCGGCGACTTCCTCGACCAAGACCACGACATCCTCGTGATGTCGGACCACGGCACCTGCTACGTCGACGCCGTGTTCTACATCAACGTCTGGCTCCAGCAGCAGGGGTACCTCTCGGTCGAGAACAACATCGACGGCGCGCTCCGCAAGGCGGGGATCACCCGCGAGCGGGCGCTCTCGGTCGCCAAGCGCCTCAACATGGTCGAGACGCTCAGCAAGGTCGTCCCCGAGGGGATCCAGAAGGTCATCCCGTGGGACGAGGGCGTCAAGCGCGACCGGGTGCTGTCGATCCTCGACTGGGACGAGACGCGCGCCGTCGCCAGCAACCAGGGGCCGATCTACCTCACCCTCCAGCCCGACGACCCGGGCTACGAGGACCTCCGCACGGAGCTGATCGAGGGGCTGGAGGCGCTTCGCCACCCGGAGACGGGCAAGCCCATCGTGAAGGCAGTCTACCGCGGTGAGGAGTACTACGAGGGGCCGTACGTCCACCACGCGCCCGACCTCATCCTCGACCAGGGTGACGGTGTGCACACCAGCGACGCTATCGGGCCGAACGAGGCCATCGCCGACTCCGGCGTGTGGCTCGGCGGCAACATGCCCGAGGGCGTGTTCCTGTTCTCCGGACCGAACTTCCGCTCGGACGGGCTGACCGAGCGCGCCCGCATCGTCGACCTCGCGCCGACGCTGCTGCACACCATGGGCGCGGCCGTCCCCGACGACCTCGACGGCGAGGTGCTGGACGTGTTCGCCGAGGGGAGCGAACCCGCCGAGCGCGCCGTCCGGACGCGTCGCCCGCTCTCGGGCGACCGCGAGGCCGAGGAGACCGACGACGCGGAGGTCGAGGAACGGCTGGCCGACCTCGGCTACCTGGAGTGA
- a CDS encoding nucleotide sugar dehydrogenase yields MSERAELAAPFYGSDRPAAAQREAFRNGEFPVAVYGLGKMGLPIAAVWGEVTGAVTGVDVDESVVDTINEGGCHVQNEPGLADAVADLVDAGSLTATTDSVQAAKDARIHVVIVPTLITEDDHPDTSVVTSVARDIARGLSPGDLVCIESTLPPRTCRDVLGPLLRYESGLDADDFGLAFCPERTSSGRALHDVRGGHPKVVGGIDDESTRAATLAYEELTSNEVIPVSDTTTAEAVKVFEGLYRDVNIALANELARFTEELEIDVREAIHVANTQPFCDIHDPGPGVGGHCIPYYPYFVLNWLETPAPLLATAREVNDATPGHIVGLLEGKLDGHGKALSGSAVVVLGLTYRAGVAETRASPAIDICRTLDARGATVYASDPMVDCEGVPATWVHPDEVGSIDADAVILATDHEEFEALDWASVPRSAVVIDTRDVLDEDRIGRDVYVVGRGD; encoded by the coding sequence ATGAGCGAGCGTGCGGAGTTGGCCGCTCCCTTCTACGGGAGCGACCGCCCCGCCGCTGCCCAGCGGGAGGCGTTCCGGAACGGGGAGTTCCCGGTCGCCGTCTACGGACTCGGGAAGATGGGCCTCCCCATCGCGGCGGTGTGGGGTGAGGTCACCGGCGCCGTCACCGGCGTCGACGTCGACGAGTCCGTCGTCGACACGATCAACGAGGGCGGCTGTCACGTGCAGAACGAACCGGGCCTCGCAGACGCGGTCGCAGACCTCGTCGACGCAGGGTCGCTCACCGCCACCACCGACTCCGTGCAGGCGGCGAAAGACGCCCGGATCCACGTCGTCATCGTCCCGACGCTGATCACCGAGGACGACCACCCGGACACCTCCGTCGTCACGTCGGTTGCGCGCGACATCGCACGCGGCCTCTCGCCGGGCGACCTGGTGTGCATTGAGTCGACGCTGCCCCCGCGGACCTGTCGCGACGTGCTCGGGCCGCTGCTGCGCTACGAGAGTGGCCTCGACGCGGACGACTTCGGGTTGGCGTTCTGCCCCGAGCGCACCTCCAGCGGGCGGGCGCTCCACGACGTGCGCGGCGGCCACCCGAAGGTGGTCGGCGGCATCGACGACGAGAGCACCCGCGCGGCGACGCTCGCGTACGAGGAACTGACCTCCAACGAGGTCATCCCCGTCTCGGACACGACGACCGCGGAGGCGGTGAAGGTGTTCGAGGGGCTGTACCGCGACGTCAACATCGCTCTCGCCAACGAGTTGGCCCGGTTCACGGAGGAACTGGAGATCGACGTCCGCGAGGCGATCCACGTCGCGAACACCCAGCCGTTCTGCGACATCCACGACCCCGGCCCGGGTGTCGGCGGGCACTGCATCCCGTACTACCCGTACTTCGTGCTCAACTGGCTGGAGACGCCGGCGCCGCTGCTCGCGACGGCTCGCGAGGTCAACGACGCGACGCCGGGGCACATCGTCGGCCTGCTGGAGGGGAAACTCGACGGCCACGGCAAGGCGTTGTCCGGGTCGGCGGTCGTCGTCCTCGGACTCACCTACCGCGCGGGCGTCGCCGAGACGCGCGCCAGCCCCGCTATCGACATCTGCCGGACGCTCGACGCACGCGGCGCGACCGTGTACGCGAGCGACCCGATGGTCGACTGCGAGGGCGTCCCGGCGACGTGGGTCCACCCCGACGAGGTGGGCTCCATCGACGCAGACGCCGTGATCCTCGCGACCGACCACGAGGAGTTCGAAGCGCTCGACTGGGCCTCGGTACCGCGCTCTGCGGTCGTCATCGACACGCGCGACGTGCTCGACGAGGACCGCATCGGGCGGGACGTGTACGTCGTCGGGAGGGGTGACTGA
- a CDS encoding DUF2306 domain-containing protein: protein MAILEDAVLGVHIAAGFLALAAGAGALVTEKGGRRHRRLGRTYVGGMAVVSATALGLLALEQSVGRIVLGLIAVFSFYFAFSGYRVLSRKRPRDAPERIDWAAAGLLAAAGVGMIGLGATFVLDGVDFGVVLLVFGGLAFVFFVSDVRQFRATETPPRTWFFEHVKRMGGAYIATVTAFAVVNATFLPTVARWLVPTVVGTVAIRLATRRYQRQFASGGQPADAD from the coding sequence ATGGCAATCCTCGAAGACGCCGTCCTCGGCGTCCACATCGCGGCGGGCTTTCTCGCGCTCGCGGCGGGGGCCGGCGCGCTCGTCACCGAGAAGGGAGGTCGTCGACATCGCCGTCTCGGGCGAACGTACGTCGGTGGGATGGCGGTCGTCTCGGCGACCGCGCTCGGCCTCCTGGCACTCGAACAGAGCGTCGGACGGATCGTGCTCGGGTTGATCGCGGTGTTCAGCTTCTACTTCGCCTTCTCCGGCTACCGCGTCCTGTCCCGCAAGCGACCGCGCGACGCCCCCGAACGTATCGACTGGGCCGCCGCGGGGCTGTTGGCGGCGGCGGGCGTCGGGATGATCGGACTCGGCGCGACGTTCGTGCTCGACGGCGTCGACTTCGGCGTCGTGTTGCTGGTGTTCGGCGGCCTCGCATTCGTCTTCTTCGTCAGCGACGTGCGACAGTTCCGAGCGACGGAGACGCCGCCGCGGACGTGGTTCTTCGAGCACGTCAAACGGATGGGCGGGGCGTACATCGCCACCGTCACCGCGTTCGCCGTGGTCAACGCAACCTTCCTCCCGACGGTCGCGCGGTGGCTGGTGCCGACGGTCGTCGGCACGGTCGCGATCAGACTCGCCACTCGTCGCTACCAGCGCCAGTTCGCGTCGGGAGGCCAGCCAGCGGACGCCGACTGA